The DNA sequence TGGCCCCGGATGCGCCGCTGGTACATCCGCCGAAACTGAACAAGCTCTGCCAGACCGGCATCAGCCGCGGCGACTTCGAGAGCGCGTGGCAGGCGTCGGCGCACCAGGTCCATACCAAGGTGCAGACTCAGCACATCGAACATGCGTTCCTTGAGCCGGAATCCTGCCTGGCAATCCCCCTGACGAACGGCGCGACGAGCGCGCGGCTGGGCAATCTGTCGAAGGAGCAACAGGCGGCTGCGCTCACGGCGCTTGCCAACGGCGCGGAACTCATTGTGTATTCGCAAGGGCAGGGCGTGTACGATGATCGCGACCAGATTGCGGACGTCCTTGGTCTGCCACACGAGAAGGTTTACGTCGAACTCGTCAGTAATGGTGGCGCGTTCGGCGGCAAGGAGGACCTGGCGATGCAGCAGCATGTCGCGCTGATGGCCTGGCTCACCAAGCAGCCCGTCAAGGCGACGTTTACGCGCGCGGAGAGCATGCGCTTCCATCCGAAGCGCCATCCAATCAAGTTCGAGTACTGGGCGGGCTGTGACAGGGACGGACATCTCACTTGCGTCAAGGTCCGCGCTGTCGGCGACAAGGGCGCGTACGCCTCCGTCGGCACCAAGGTCCTCGAACGCGCGGGTGGTCATGCGTGTGGCCCGTACAAAGTCCCGGTTGTCGATATTCAATCCGTCGGCGCCTACACCAATAATCCGCCGTGCGGCGCCATGCGCGGGTTCGGCGCGAACCAGGCCGCGTTCGCCATCGAGACGGTGATCGACATGCTTGCTGAAAAAGTCGGCATCGGCGGTTGGGAAATTCGTTGGCGCAATGCGCTCGAGGTTGGTGACATGTTCGCCACAGGCCAGGTGCTTCGGCATAGCGTTGGTCTCAAAAAGACATTGCTCGCGGTCAAGGATGTCTACCGCAACGCCAAATACGCGGGGATCGGTTGCGGCATCAAGAATGTCGGCATCGGCAACGGCGGCGAAGACGGTGGTCGCGCGATGATCAGCGTCGAGGAAGACGGCACGGTCGTCGTGCGCACTGGCTTCACCGAGATGGGGCAGGGGCTCTTCACCGTGCAACTCCAGACGTTCTGCGAAGAAACGGGCCTTAACCCGCGCCTCGTGCGCGTCGTCACCGATACGCGTTATGCGCTGGACTGCGCCCAGACCACCGGCTCGCGCGGGACGTTGCTCGGGTGCCAGGCAGTGCGGGCGGCGTGCGCGAAGTTCAAGCCCGACCTGACTGCGCTGATGAAAGGCGGGGGACGCGAGGCGAAGAGCGCGACGAAAGAAGACCTGAAGAAACTGGCGGGCAAGGAATGGTACGGCGAGTTCGTCGTGAAGGACACGCATCCGCTCGGCTACACCGGCCCAGACGTGAAGACGCACATCACCTACGGATTCGCCACGCAGGTCGTCATCCTTGACGACGACGGCCGGCTGAAGAAAGTTGTGGCGGCGCATGATGTCGGCAAAGTGATGAACCCGTTGCTGCTCGCGGGCCAGATCGAAGGCTCGATCCACATGGGCCTCGGCTACGCGTTGACCGAGGAATTGCTACTCAAGGACGGCCAGATCGTGAGCAAAGACTTGCGCTCGCTCGGCATCCTCCGCGCGAAGGATGTGCCGGAGATCGAATGCATCTTTATCGAGGAGAATGAACCCGCCGGCCCTTACGGCGCCAAGGGCGTCGGCGAAATCGGTCTCGTGCCCACGGCCCCCGCCGTCGCCGGTGCTCTGTTCAAGTTCGATGGGATCCGCCGGACAAAACTTCCCATGAAGGACAGTCCCGCCGCGCGGGCCATTCTTGGCAGGAAATAACGACGCCGTTCGCAATCCGAAAAAGGTTGTATCACCGTTGCCCTGTTGTACACTCCGCCCCCATGTATCAACTCCTGCGGGCCCTGCGCCCCAGACGCCGTGCGACTTTCAGCTTGATTGCCTTTTTCCTCATCAGCGCGGGCCGGCTCCTTAATGCCTCCGCCACGACCGAAGACCAGACCGGCTTTCTCGCGATCACCGAGGAGAATGATTCACTCTCCAATCCCTTCGGGCCGCATCAGGACCGTCATTACACGCAGGGCCTGAAAATTTCCCTCTTCGGCGGCGACGATTTCATGACCAACACGACCGCCCGGCTCGACCGCCTCCTCCCCGCCTGGGGAATCAACCCGCAAGCAGGCGACCTCGGCTGGATCATGCTTGGCCAGAACATCTACACTCCCTCGAACATTCTTTCCCGCGCTGCCATCACCAACGACCGACCCTACGCCGGCTGGCTGTACACCGGCGTCGCTTACCAGCGCCGCGGCGAACTCGCCCCCAGCCTCGCCGTCATGGAGAATTTCGAAATCGACCTTGGCGTCGTCGGCCCTTACTCCCTCGCCGGGCCATCCCAGATCGCTGTCCACCACTTTTACTTTGGCACCGAGGACATCCCCAAAGGCTGGCGCAACCAACTCGACAACGAACCGGGCCTGGAATTGAAGTACGCCCGCCTCTGGCGCTGGTCCCCCACGACCGCCACGGCCAAATACATCGATGTCATCCCGCGTATCGGCGGCGAACTCGGGAACGTGCAAATCTTCGCCACCGCCGGCGCCACGATGCGTCTCGGCTACAATTTGCCGGAGGATTTCGGCGTGCAGATCATCAACTCGCCTGCCACGGTCAACGGCGGCCTCACCCGCCACACGCCCCCGTTCTTCGGCTACCTCTTCGGCGGCGTCGACGGTCGCGCCGTCGGCCACGACATCACCCTCGACGGCAACTCATTTAACAGCAGCGGTCCCAGCGTCGACAAAAACCCCCTCGTCGGTGACGTCAGTTTTGGATTCGCGCTACAATTCTGCAGCCACATCGAGCTTACCTACGAGCACATCATCCGCACCGAGGAATTCAAGGGCCAGTTCCACAACGACATCTTCGGTTCCATTACCCTCAAGGGAAAATTCTGCTTTTAGCTTGAGGCCTACGGCACCAGCCGCACGCGGTAGTAGTTGGCGGGAGTGTTGGTGGCGGCGCCCGCGTCGAGATAGTTCGTCGTGGTTAGGGCGGTGCCCGTAATGACGATGCTTCCGCTGATGTTGGACCAGCTGCCACCGGGATCGGGTGTGGACTCCACGGCATTCGTCATTCCGCCGACGCTCAACCACGTGATAAGCGCGTCCGGGCCCTGCAAGGTGATCCCCGCAACACGGAAGGGGGAACTGCTGTCGATCGGGCTGGTTCCAAGAAGAAACTCCTGTAGATTGGATACTCCATCACCATCGGGATCGGCAGCGGCCACGGTGGGATCGAAGGGATTCAAGCCGTATTGCTGTTTCCATCCATTGGGGATCCCGTCGCCGACCTGGCTCTTGGTCGGGTCGAGGAGCGGCTGGGCGGCCAGCTCGACCTGATTGGTATCGGAGGCCGCGCAACCGTCCACGGCATTCACTTTGAAGAAGTAGGTGATGGGACTGTTACTTCCGGGATAGAGAGGAATGAATACCGACAACGCATTGGTGGTCAGCAGAGGACTGACTTCCCCGCCGCTATTGGTCGCTTCGTATACGCCGTAGGTAAACGGGTCCGTGCCTGACGCGTCGGACCAAGACAGTGTCGCACCTTCGATCGCCGGGGTGACGCTGTCTGGGCCCTCGAAAAGGGGCGGGCTGGCGTAGGTGAATCCGTTGGTGAGGGAGGTCGGCGGTAGGCCGGGAGTCTTGACGATGACGGTGTAGGTGCCCGGAGGGTTGGGACCGGTAACGCCCGTCAGCGTGTTGGAATTGACGAAGGTGACACCGGTTGCGTTCACGCCGTTCATGCTGATGGTGCAACCGTTTTTGAAATGCACCCCGCTAACAGTAATCGGTGTGCCACCCGTTGCGCAGCCGGTGACAGGAGAGATCGCCACGATCAAGGGGTTCACTATCGGGACGAACTGGTAAACGCGGACGTAATCGATGAGGAATTCGTTGGGCAGGCTGGCAAGGACGGCGTTCGTGCTCGGATTGTTAACGAAATTCCCGCCAGTCGCGAGATTCATCAGCAGGAAAAAACCCTGATTGAAGGGGAATGGATACGACTTGCCCGAAGCAGAGGTGGTCCAATTGGTTTGGGTCTCGTAAAGCACGTTGTCGACAGACCACTTGATCGAGTTGGATACCCAATCCAAATCATAAACATGGAAGTTGGTGACCGAGTCGCCACCGGTGAAGTTGAAAATACCCGTCGAGTCGCCCAGGTTCCCGCCGGAATGGATGCTTCCCTGGTCGAAAAATATATTGGCCCCGTCATTTTCCACGACATCGATTTCGCCACACTTTGGCCAGGGTTGGGTGTTAATGTTGGTTCCCATCATCCAGAGCGCGGGCCACATGCCGGCGCCGGCGGGGAGCCTGGCGTGCCACTCAATGCGACCGTATTGCGTCGCGAAAAGGCCCTGGGTCTTCAGGCGGGCGGAGCTTATGGTGACGGGACTGGTGTTCTCTCTTTGCGCGCGGATGTGGAGGAAGCCGCCGGCGACGTACGCGTTGTTGGTCTTGCTGGTGTACGTCTGCAA is a window from the Verrucomicrobiia bacterium genome containing:
- a CDS encoding molybdopterin cofactor-binding domain-containing protein, which encodes MPVATATKIEFTLNGRLVSSEIDDELMLLNLLREQFDIVSPKNGCQPMGQCGCCAVMVDSKVVLSCVVKAKTAAGKKVTTLEGLAPAERDLLARAFVATGGLQCGFCIPGIAMRAKWMLDQNPAMCREDIARWLGPHLCRCTGYTKILDAVELAGRVRQGEKFPELDQSGRVGTSFAMFEGADKALGDKNYIDDLKMPGLWHGAFVFTAHPRAKVLKIDTQEAASQPGVTKIITAQDVPGEKCVGLIYKDWPVFIGEGEVTHCVGDILAMVAAVDERTARRAAKLIKIDYEVLAPVLAPEDAMAPDAPLVHPPKLNKLCQTGISRGDFESAWQASAHQVHTKVQTQHIEHAFLEPESCLAIPLTNGATSARLGNLSKEQQAAALTALANGAELIVYSQGQGVYDDRDQIADVLGLPHEKVYVELVSNGGAFGGKEDLAMQQHVALMAWLTKQPVKATFTRAESMRFHPKRHPIKFEYWAGCDRDGHLTCVKVRAVGDKGAYASVGTKVLERAGGHACGPYKVPVVDIQSVGAYTNNPPCGAMRGFGANQAAFAIETVIDMLAEKVGIGGWEIRWRNALEVGDMFATGQVLRHSVGLKKTLLAVKDVYRNAKYAGIGCGIKNVGIGNGGEDGGRAMISVEEDGTVVVRTGFTEMGQGLFTVQLQTFCEETGLNPRLVRVVTDTRYALDCAQTTGSRGTLLGCQAVRAACAKFKPDLTALMKGGGREAKSATKEDLKKLAGKEWYGEFVVKDTHPLGYTGPDVKTHITYGFATQVVILDDDGRLKKVVAAHDVGKVMNPLLLAGQIEGSIHMGLGYALTEELLLKDGQIVSKDLRSLGILRAKDVPEIECIFIEENEPAGPYGAKGVGEIGLVPTAPAVAGALFKFDGIRRTKLPMKDSPAARAILGRK
- a CDS encoding lipid A deacylase LpxR family protein; amino-acid sequence: MYQLLRALRPRRRATFSLIAFFLISAGRLLNASATTEDQTGFLAITEENDSLSNPFGPHQDRHYTQGLKISLFGGDDFMTNTTARLDRLLPAWGINPQAGDLGWIMLGQNIYTPSNILSRAAITNDRPYAGWLYTGVAYQRRGELAPSLAVMENFEIDLGVVGPYSLAGPSQIAVHHFYFGTEDIPKGWRNQLDNEPGLELKYARLWRWSPTTATAKYIDVIPRIGGELGNVQIFATAGATMRLGYNLPEDFGVQIINSPATVNGGLTRHTPPFFGYLFGGVDGRAVGHDITLDGNSFNSSGPSVDKNPLVGDVSFGFALQFCSHIELTYEHIIRTEEFKGQFHNDIFGSITLKGKFCF
- a CDS encoding family 16 glycosylhydrolase is translated as MTAPRAFANSFIRIKRVFLTSAVGGSLLLGFLGAWTPIAYGQTLSLVWSDEFNSAVNSNVDTTKWKFDTGAGGWGNNELQTYTSKTNNAYVAGGFLHIRAQRENTSPVTISSARLKTQGLFATQYGRIEWHARLPAGAGMWPALWMMGTNINTQPWPKCGEIDVVENDGANIFFDQGSIHSGGNLGDSTGIFNFTGGDSVTNFHVYDLDWVSNSIKWSVDNVLYETQTNWTTSASGKSYPFPFNQGFFLLMNLATGGNFVNNPSTNAVLASLPNEFLIDYVRVYQFVPIVNPLIVAISPVTGCATGGTPITVSGVHFKNGCTISMNGVNATGVTFVNSNTLTGVTGPNPPGTYTVIVKTPGLPPTSLTNGFTYASPPLFEGPDSVTPAIEGATLSWSDASGTDPFTYGVYEATNSGGEVSPLLTTNALSVFIPLYPGSNSPITYFFKVNAVDGCAASDTNQVELAAQPLLDPTKSQVGDGIPNGWKQQYGLNPFDPTVAAADPDGDGVSNLQEFLLGTSPIDSSSPFRVAGITLQGPDALITWLSVGGMTNAVESTPDPGGSWSNISGSIVITGTALTTTNYLDAGAATNTPANYYRVRLVP